A window from Macaca nemestrina isolate mMacNem1 chromosome 8, mMacNem.hap1, whole genome shotgun sequence encodes these proteins:
- the LOC105483522 gene encoding LOW QUALITY PROTEIN: inositol monophosphatase 1 (The sequence of the model RefSeq protein was modified relative to this genomic sequence to represent the inferred CDS: inserted 2 bases in 2 codons) has protein sequence MGQRPGPVLPXVALLGQVAWLPHWKAVTRTETAXNSSGVYGFGKMKIFVKYFQKMADPWQECMDYAVTLARRAGEVVCEALKNEMNVMLKSSPVDLVTATDQKVEKMLISSIKEKYPSHSFIGEESVAAGEKSILTNNPTWIIDPIDGTTNFVHRFPFVAVSIGFAVNKKIEFGVVYSCVEDKMYTARKGKGAFCNGQKLQVSQQEDITKSLLVTELGSSRTPETVRIVLSNMEKLFCIPVHGIRSVGTAAVNMCLVATGGADAYYEMGIHCWDVAGAGIIVTEAGGVLMDVTGGPFDLMSRRVIAANNRILAERIAKEIQVIPLQRDDED, from the exons ATGGGGCAGCGCCCAGGTCCTGTGCTGC CAGTCGCGCTGCTGGGACAGGTGGCCTGGCTCCCACACTGGAAGGCTGTGACCAGGACTGAAACAG GAAACAGTTCAGGTGTTTATGGCTTTGGGAAAATGAAA atatttgtcaaatattttcagAAGATGGCTGATCCTTGGCAGGAATGCATGGATTATGCAGTAACTCTAGCAAGACGAGCTGGAGAG GTAGTTTGTGAAgctctaaaaaatgaaatgaatgttaTGCTGAAAAGTTCTCCAGTTGATTTGGTAACTGCTACAGaccaaaaagttgaaaaaatgcTTATCTCTTCCATAAAGGAAAAGTATCCATCTCACAG TTTCATTGGTGAGGAATCTGTGGCAGCTGGGGAAAAAAGTATCTTAACCAACAACCCCACATGGATCATTGACCCTATTGATGGAACAACTAACTTTGTACAtag atttccttTTGTAGCTGTTTCAATTGGCTTTGCTGTAAATAAAAAG ATAGAATTTGGAGTTGTGTACAGCTGTGTGGAAGACAAGATGTACACTGCCAGAAAAGGAAAAGGTGCCTTTTGTAATGGTCAAAAACTACAAGTTTCACAACAAGAAG ATATTACCAAATCACTCTTGGTGACTGAGTTGGGCTCTTCCAGAACACCAGAGACTGTAAGAATTGTTCTTTCTAATATGGAAAAACTTTTTTGCATTCCTGTTCATGG GATCCGGAGTGTTGGAACAGCAGCTGTTAATATGTGCCTTGTGGCAACTGGTGGAGCAGATGCATATTATGAAATGGGAATTCACTGTTGGGATGTTGCAGGAGCTGGCATTATTGTTACTGAAGCTGGTGGCGTACTAATGGATGTTACAG GTGGACCATTTGATTTGATGTCACGAAGAGTAATTGCTGCAAATAATAGAATATTAGCAGAAAGGATAGCCAAAGAAATTCAGGTTATACCTTTGCAACGAGACGATGAAGATTAA